The Arachis hypogaea cultivar Tifrunner chromosome 16, arahy.Tifrunner.gnm2.J5K5, whole genome shotgun sequence genome contains a region encoding:
- the LOC140180309 gene encoding uncharacterized mitochondrial protein AtMg00810-like, whose protein sequence is MATDVKLFSNDSEPFENPTQYMSIVGALQYLTMTRPDITFTVNRVSQFVQGPTLLHWKSVKRILRYLQGTLDHGIVFTKAADFRIFSFTDADWGGDLEDRKSISGFCVYLGNNPIS, encoded by the coding sequence ATGGCTACAGATGTCAAACTCTTCTCCAATGATTCAGAACCGTTTGAAAATCCAACACAATATATGTCTATAGTGGGTGCACTGCAGTATCTCACTATGACAAGGCCTGATATCACATTTACTGTTAATCGTGTGTCCCAATTTGTGCAAGGTCCAACTTTGCTACATTGGAAAAGTGTAAAAAGGATCCTCAGATACTTGCAAGGTACGTTGGATCATGGGATTGTGTTCACGAAAGCTGctgattttcgaattttctctttTACAGATGCAGATTGGGGAGGGGATTTGGAGGATAGAAAGTCTATCTCTGGATTCTGTGTATATCTTGGGAACAATCCTATATCTTGA